A single Pseudomonas sp. MM223 DNA region contains:
- the parC gene encoding DNA topoisomerase 4 subunit A (*Name parC) → MSDSLELSLDGVERRSLADFTEQAYLNYSMYVIMDRALPHIGDGLKPVQRRIVYAMSELGLDADAKHKKSARTVGDVLGKFHPHGDSACYEAMVLMAQPFSYRYTLVDGQGNWGAPDDPKSFAAMRYTEARLSRYAEVLLSEVGQGTVDWVPNFDGTLQEPAVLPARLPNILLNGTTGIAVGMATDVPPHNLREVASACVRLLDEPKATIEQLCEHIQGPDYPTEAEIITPRAEILKMYESGRGSIRMRAVYRVEDGDIIVTALPHQVSGAKVLEQIAAQMQAKKLPMVADLRDESDHENPCRIVIIPRSNRVDADELMQHLFATTDLESSYRVNVNIIGLDGRPQLKNLRALLVEWLEFRTNTVRRRLQHRLDKVERRLHLLDGLLTAFLNLDEVIHIIRTEEHPKQALIARFELSEIQAEYILETRLRQLARLEEMKIRGEQDELLKEQAKLQALLGSEAKLRKLVRSELIKDAETYGDARRSPIVERVEAKALSENELMPTEPVTVVLSEKGWVRCAKGHDIDATGLSYKAGDGFKAAAAGRSNQFAVLIDSTGRSYSVAAHSLPSARGQGEPLTGRLTPPPGATFECVLLPDDDALYVVASDAGYGFVVKGEDLQAKNKAGKGLLSLPNGAKVMTPRPVANREQDWLAAVTTEGRLLVFKVSDLPQLGKGKGNKIIGVPGDRVASREEFVTDLAVIAEGATLVLQAGKRTLSLKADDLEHYKGERGRRGSKLPRGFQRVDGLQVEVPA, encoded by the coding sequence ATGAGCGACTCACTGGAACTCAGCCTGGACGGCGTCGAACGCCGCTCGCTGGCTGACTTCACCGAACAGGCCTACCTCAACTATTCCATGTACGTGATCATGGACCGCGCCTTGCCGCATATCGGCGACGGCCTGAAGCCGGTGCAGCGACGCATCGTCTACGCCATGAGCGAGTTGGGGCTCGATGCCGATGCCAAGCACAAGAAGTCGGCACGTACCGTCGGTGACGTGCTCGGCAAGTTCCACCCCCACGGCGACTCGGCTTGCTATGAGGCCATGGTGCTGATGGCGCAGCCGTTCAGCTACCGCTACACCCTGGTCGACGGCCAGGGCAACTGGGGTGCACCGGACGATCCGAAGTCGTTCGCCGCCATGCGTTATACCGAGGCGCGGTTGTCGCGCTACGCCGAAGTGCTGCTCAGCGAAGTTGGCCAAGGCACCGTGGATTGGGTACCGAACTTCGACGGCACCCTGCAGGAACCGGCCGTGCTGCCGGCGCGCTTGCCCAATATCCTGCTCAACGGCACCACCGGCATCGCCGTGGGCATGGCGACCGACGTGCCGCCGCACAACCTGCGTGAAGTGGCCAGTGCCTGTGTGCGTCTGCTCGACGAGCCCAAGGCAACCATCGAGCAATTGTGCGAGCACATCCAGGGGCCGGACTACCCGACCGAGGCGGAAATCATCACGCCACGGGCAGAAATCCTCAAGATGTACGAAAGCGGCCGCGGCTCGATCCGCATGCGTGCCGTTTACCGCGTCGAGGATGGCGACATCATTGTGACCGCGCTGCCGCACCAGGTCTCCGGGGCCAAGGTGCTGGAGCAGATCGCCGCACAGATGCAGGCCAAGAAACTGCCAATGGTCGCCGACCTGCGTGACGAGTCCGACCACGAGAACCCGTGCCGCATCGTCATCATCCCGCGCTCCAACCGCGTGGATGCCGACGAACTGATGCAGCACCTGTTCGCCACCACCGACCTGGAGAGCAGTTACCGGGTCAACGTCAACATCATTGGCCTGGACGGTCGCCCGCAGTTGAAGAACCTGCGTGCACTGTTGGTGGAATGGCTGGAGTTTCGCACCAACACTGTTCGCCGCCGGCTGCAACATCGCCTGGACAAGGTGGAAAGGCGTCTGCACCTGCTGGACGGTTTGCTCACCGCATTCCTCAACCTGGATGAAGTGATCCACATCATCCGTACCGAGGAGCACCCCAAGCAGGCCCTGATTGCCCGGTTCGAGCTAAGCGAAATCCAGGCCGAATACATCCTTGAGACCCGCCTGCGGCAGTTGGCGCGTCTGGAAGAGATGAAAATCCGCGGCGAGCAGGACGAACTGCTGAAGGAACAAGCCAAGCTGCAGGCGCTGCTGGGCAGCGAGGCCAAGCTGCGCAAGCTGGTGCGCAGCGAACTGATCAAGGATGCCGAAACCTACGGCGATGCGCGCCGTTCGCCGATCGTCGAACGCGTCGAAGCCAAGGCCCTGTCGGAAAACGAGCTGATGCCGACCGAGCCGGTCACCGTGGTGCTGTCGGAGAAAGGCTGGGTGCGTTGCGCCAAAGGCCACGACATCGACGCCACCGGCTTGTCGTACAAGGCCGGCGACGGCTTCAAGGCCGCCGCAGCCGGGCGCTCCAACCAGTTTGCCGTGCTCATCGACTCTACGGGCCGCAGTTACTCGGTGGCGGCGCACAGCTTGCCGTCGGCACGTGGCCAGGGCGAGCCGCTGACCGGCCGCCTGACGCCACCGCCAGGGGCCACCTTCGAGTGTGTGCTGTTGCCGGACGACGACGCGCTGTATGTGGTTGCCTCGGATGCGGGCTACGGCTTCGTGGTCAAGGGTGAAGACTTGCAGGCCAAGAACAAGGCCGGCAAGGGGTTGCTCAGCCTGCCCAACGGGGCCAAGGTCATGACCCCGCGCCCGGTGGCCAATCGCGAGCAGGACTGGTTGGCCGCGGTCACCACCGAAGGCCGCCTGTTGGTGTTCAAGGTCAGTGACTTGCCACAACTGGGCAAGGGCAAGGGCAACAAGATCATTGGCGTGCCGGGCGACCGGGTAGCCAGCCGTGAAGAATTTGTCACCGATCTGGCTGTGATTGCCGAAGGCGCGACACTTGTATTGCAAGCCGGCAAGCGTACCCTGTCTCTGAAAGCGGACGACCTGGAGCATTACAAGGGCGAGCGCGGGCGGCGAGGCAGCAAGCTGCCACGCGGCTTCCAGCGCGTCGATGGGTTGCAGGTGGAAGTGCCGGCGTAA
- the parE_2 gene encoding DNA topoisomerase 4 subunit B (*Name parE_2): protein MANPSASAYNADAIEVLSGLDPVRKRPGMYTDTSRPNHLAQEVIDNSVDEALAGHARSVQVILHADHSLEVSDDGRGMPVDIHPEEGVSGVELILTKLHAGGKFSNKNYQFSGGLHGVGISVVNALSTQVRVRVKRDGNEYQMTFADGFKASELEVVGSVGKRNTGTSVYFSPDPKYFDSPKFSISRLKHVLKAKAVLCPGLLVSFEDKATGEKVEWHYEDGLRSYLVDAVSEFQRLPDEPFCGSLAGNKEAADWALLWLPEGGDSVQESYVNLIPTAQGGTHVNGLRQGLLDAMREFCEFRNLLPRGVKLAPEDVWERISFVLSMKMQEPQFSGQTKERLSSREAAAFVSGVVKDAFSLWLNAHPELGMQLAEPGHQQRRAAAQGQQEGRAQAHHPGPGTAWQAGRLRRPGPDACRTVPGRG, encoded by the coding sequence ATGGCCAATCCCAGCGCTAGCGCCTATAACGCAGACGCCATCGAAGTCCTCTCGGGCCTTGACCCGGTCCGCAAGCGGCCGGGCATGTATACCGATACCAGCCGCCCCAACCACCTGGCCCAGGAAGTCATCGACAACAGTGTCGACGAAGCCCTGGCCGGCCACGCGCGTTCGGTGCAGGTCATCCTGCATGCCGACCACTCGCTGGAAGTCAGCGACGATGGCCGCGGCATGCCGGTGGATATCCATCCGGAAGAAGGCGTGTCCGGGGTCGAGCTGATCCTTACCAAGCTGCACGCTGGCGGCAAGTTCTCCAACAAGAACTACCAGTTCTCCGGCGGGTTGCACGGTGTGGGTATCTCGGTGGTCAACGCCCTGTCGACCCAGGTGCGCGTGCGCGTCAAACGTGACGGCAACGAATACCAGATGACCTTCGCCGATGGTTTCAAGGCCAGCGAGCTGGAAGTGGTCGGCTCGGTCGGCAAGCGCAACACTGGCACCAGCGTTTACTTCAGCCCCGACCCCAAGTATTTCGACTCGCCCAAGTTCTCCATCAGCCGCCTCAAGCATGTGCTCAAGGCCAAGGCCGTGCTGTGCCCGGGCCTGCTGGTCAGTTTCGAGGACAAAGCCACCGGCGAGAAAGTCGAGTGGCACTATGAAGACGGCCTGCGTTCTTACCTGGTCGATGCGGTCAGCGAGTTCCAGCGCCTGCCGGACGAGCCGTTCTGCGGCAGCCTGGCTGGCAACAAGGAAGCCGCAGACTGGGCGTTGCTGTGGTTGCCAGAAGGCGGCGACAGCGTCCAGGAAAGCTACGTCAACCTGATCCCCACCGCTCAGGGCGGCACCCATGTCAACGGCCTGCGTCAGGGCCTGCTGGATGCCATGCGTGAGTTCTGCGAGTTCCGCAATCTGCTGCCGCGTGGCGTGAAGCTGGCGCCAGAGGACGTGTGGGAGCGCATCTCTTTCGTACTGTCGATGAAAATGCAGGAGCCGCAGTTCTCCGGGCAGACCAAAGAGCGCCTGTCGTCGCGCGAGGCGGCAGCTTTCGTCTCCGGCGTGGTCAAGGATGCCTTCAGCCTGTGGCTCAACGCCCACCCCGAACTGGGCATGCAACTGGCAGAGCCTGGCCATCAGCAACGCCGGGCGGCGGCTCAAGGCCAGCAAGAAGGTCGAGCGCAAGCGCATCACCCAGGGCCCGGCACTGCCTGGCAAGCTGGCCGATTGCGCCGGCCAGGACCCGATGCGTGCCGAACTGTTCCTGGTCGAGGGTGA
- the motB_2 gene encoding Motility protein B (*Name motB_2), whose protein sequence is MENNQPIIVKRVKRFGGGHHGGAWKIAFADFATAMMAFFLVLWLMSTATPEQKIAIAGYFKDPIGFSESGTPYVIDLGGSPEPGAGKDHQP, encoded by the coding sequence ATGGAAAACAATCAGCCCATCATCGTCAAGCGCGTCAAGCGCTTTGGCGGCGGCCACCACGGCGGCGCCTGGAAAATCGCCTTCGCCGACTTTGCCACGGCAATGATGGCGTTCTTCCTGGTGCTGTGGTTGATGTCCACGGCCACGCCGGAGCAGAAGATCGCCATTGCCGGTTATTTCAAGGACCCGATCGGTTTCTCTGAAAGCGGCACGCCGTATGTCATCGATCTGGGCGGGTCGCCTGAGCCTGGCGCCGGAAAAGACCATCAACCCTGA
- the parE_1 gene encoding DNA topoisomerase 4 subunit B (*Name parE_1) yields the protein MRAELFLVEGDSAGGSAKQARDKEFQAILPLRGKILNTWEVDGGEVLASQEVHNIAVAIGVDPGATDLAQLRYGKVCILADADSDGLHIATLLCALFVQHFRALVEAGHVYVAMPPLYRIDLGKEIYYALDEAERDGILDRLVAEKKRGKPQVTRFKGLGEMNPPQLRETTMDPNTRRLVQLTLDDVDATCELMDKLLAKKRAGDRKSLAGDQRQPGRGHGLIRQVLAVCLALVALPSLAGNWPELKLSAEHPIDGMRGGNLSGLAECRGGLWGVSDRDDDRIYRFDQQNPTWRAQPLTFTPPSPPESGLPWGLKSRNWAASYIRGGELDFEGITCDQAGNLYLASEAHAAVLQLPVQGEPDWLKIDPAMVRQARASGMLLNFNALFEGLAINPAGDRLWLAAERERRGLVAIERQQSVWTCGRSCVLLSEAGVEMQPAQMPNARALSRDFADLAWFEGKLFTLERNAYRVCRRDTDSGKVERCWSFAADALVEARRYPQPFGLAEALVIDAKGAWIGLDNNNGARADGETRPIVWRFDAPEGGWSAKP from the coding sequence ATGCGTGCCGAACTGTTCCTGGTCGAGGGTGACTCGGCAGGTGGCTCGGCCAAGCAGGCACGGGACAAAGAGTTCCAGGCAATCCTGCCGCTGCGCGGCAAGATCCTCAACACCTGGGAAGTGGACGGTGGCGAAGTCCTGGCCAGCCAGGAAGTGCACAACATTGCCGTGGCCATCGGCGTCGACCCGGGTGCCACAGACCTGGCGCAGCTGCGCTACGGCAAAGTCTGCATCCTCGCCGATGCCGACTCCGACGGCTTGCACATCGCCACGTTGCTGTGTGCGCTGTTCGTCCAGCACTTCCGGGCGCTGGTCGAGGCCGGGCACGTTTACGTGGCCATGCCGCCGCTGTACCGCATCGACCTGGGCAAGGAAATCTACTACGCCCTCGACGAAGCCGAACGTGACGGTATCCTCGACCGGCTGGTGGCCGAGAAGAAGCGTGGCAAGCCGCAGGTCACCCGCTTCAAGGGCCTGGGCGAGATGAACCCGCCACAGTTGCGTGAAACCACCATGGACCCTAACACCCGGCGCCTGGTGCAGCTGACCCTGGACGACGTAGACGCTACCTGCGAGCTGATGGACAAGCTACTGGCCAAGAAGCGCGCCGGTGACCGCAAGAGCCTGGCTGGAGACCAAAGGCAACCTGGCCGAGGTCATGGTTTGATTCGGCAGGTACTTGCCGTATGCCTTGCGTTGGTTGCCCTGCCGAGCCTGGCGGGTAACTGGCCGGAGCTGAAACTGAGTGCCGAGCACCCGATCGACGGCATGCGCGGTGGCAACCTGTCTGGCCTGGCGGAATGCCGGGGCGGGCTGTGGGGCGTGTCCGACCGCGACGACGACCGCATCTACCGCTTTGACCAGCAGAACCCGACCTGGCGTGCGCAACCGCTGACCTTTACCCCGCCATCGCCGCCGGAAAGCGGCCTGCCGTGGGGCCTGAAGTCGCGCAATTGGGCAGCGTCGTACATTCGCGGGGGCGAACTGGATTTCGAAGGCATCACCTGTGACCAGGCGGGCAACCTGTACCTGGCCAGCGAAGCCCATGCCGCTGTGTTGCAGTTACCGGTGCAAGGCGAGCCGGACTGGTTGAAGATCGACCCGGCCATGGTACGCCAGGCCCGTGCCAGCGGCATGTTGCTGAACTTCAACGCCCTGTTCGAAGGCCTGGCGATCAACCCGGCGGGCGACCGCCTGTGGCTGGCCGCCGAGCGCGAGCGCCGTGGCCTGGTGGCCATCGAGCGCCAGCAATCGGTGTGGACCTGTGGGCGCAGCTGTGTGCTGCTGAGCGAGGCCGGGGTCGAGATGCAGCCGGCGCAAATGCCCAATGCCCGGGCACTGTCGCGAGACTTCGCCGACCTGGCCTGGTTCGAAGGCAAGCTGTTCACCCTCGAACGTAATGCCTACCGGGTCTGCCGGCGTGATACCGACAGCGGCAAGGTCGAGCGTTGCTGGTCGTTTGCTGCCGACGCTCTGGTCGAGGCGCGCCGTTACCCGCAACCGTTCGGGCTGGCCGAAGCCCTTGTGATCGATGCCAAGGGCGCCTGGATCGGCCTGGACAACAACAACGGCGCACGCGCCGATGGCGAGACACGCCCGATTGTCTGGCGCTTCGATGCACCGGAAGGTGGCTGGAGCGCCAAGCCATGA
- the nudF gene encoding ADP-ribose pyrophosphatase (*Name nudF) → MSDTLNSVPRAVEIVKRANCFQGFYKLDKVHLRHELFAGGMGREISRELFVRHDAVCVLPYDPLRDEVVLIEQFRVGALDKVANPWLIEMVAGLIDKDEQPEEVAHREAEEEAGLTFSALWPMTRYFPSPGGSDEYVHLFLGRCSSEGAGGLHGLEEEGEDIRVRVWSFEDALQAVRDGRICNAATIIGLQWLALNRDEVRGMWK, encoded by the coding sequence ATGTCAGACACGTTGAATTCGGTGCCCAGGGCGGTCGAGATCGTCAAGCGGGCCAACTGCTTCCAGGGCTTCTACAAGCTCGACAAGGTGCACCTGCGCCACGAGCTGTTTGCCGGGGGCATGGGCCGCGAGATCAGCCGCGAACTGTTTGTGCGCCACGATGCGGTGTGTGTGCTGCCTTACGACCCGTTGCGCGATGAAGTGGTGCTGATCGAGCAGTTCCGCGTCGGCGCACTGGACAAGGTCGCCAACCCTTGGCTGATCGAGATGGTTGCCGGGCTGATCGACAAGGATGAGCAACCCGAGGAAGTCGCCCACCGCGAAGCCGAAGAAGAAGCCGGCCTTACCTTCAGCGCCTTGTGGCCGATGACCCGCTACTTCCCGTCGCCCGGCGGCAGTGACGAATACGTTCACCTGTTCCTGGGCCGTTGCAGCAGCGAGGGCGCAGGTGGGCTGCATGGCCTGGAAGAAGAGGGCGAAGACATTCGCGTGCGCGTGTGGTCGTTCGAGGATGCCTTGCAGGCAGTGCGCGACGGGCGCATCTGCAACGCGGCAACTATCATCGGCTTGCAATGGCTGGCGCTGAACCGTGACGAAGTAAGAGGTATGTGGAAGTGA
- the psd gene encoding Phosphatidylserine decarboxylase proenzyme (*Name psd), with product MKSRLFIISQYLLPHHLLSRLAGCIAECRVRWFKNAFTAWFAKRYQVNMSEALVEDLSAYEHFNAFFTRALKPGARPLDETPGAILCPADGAVSQLGPIEHGRIFQAKGHGFSAQELLGGDPAMAAPFMGGEFATIYLSPKDYHRVHMPLAGTLREMVYVPGRLFSVNQTTAENVPELFARNERVVCLFDTERGPMAVVLVGAMIVASIETVWAGLVTPPKRELKTFRYDEASRAPIHLEKGAELGRFKLGSTAIVLFGPEQVKWAENLGAGSAVRMGQLLAAPVQA from the coding sequence ATGAAATCCCGTTTGTTCATCATCAGCCAGTACCTGCTGCCGCACCACCTGCTGTCGCGGCTGGCCGGCTGCATCGCCGAGTGCCGCGTGCGCTGGTTCAAGAATGCCTTTACCGCCTGGTTCGCCAAGCGTTACCAGGTCAACATGTCTGAAGCCCTGGTCGAGGACTTGAGCGCCTACGAGCACTTCAATGCGTTCTTCACCCGCGCCCTGAAGCCGGGTGCCCGCCCGCTGGACGAAACCCCGGGCGCCATCCTGTGCCCGGCCGACGGCGCCGTCAGCCAGCTCGGCCCGATCGAGCACGGCCGCATCTTCCAGGCCAAGGGCCACGGTTTCAGCGCGCAAGAGCTGTTGGGCGGCGACCCGGCCATGGCAGCGCCGTTCATGGGTGGTGAGTTTGCCACCATCTACCTGTCGCCCAAGGACTACCACCGCGTGCACATGCCGCTGGCCGGCACCCTGCGCGAAATGGTCTATGTGCCAGGCCGTCTGTTCTCGGTCAACCAGACCACCGCAGAGAACGTACCCGAGCTGTTCGCCCGCAACGAGCGCGTGGTCTGCCTGTTCGACACCGAACGGGGGCCGATGGCTGTGGTGCTGGTGGGGGCGATGATCGTCGCCTCGATCGAAACCGTGTGGGCCGGGCTGGTGACGCCACCCAAGCGCGAGTTGAAAACCTTCCGTTACGACGAAGCCAGCCGCGCACCGATCCACCTGGAAAAAGGTGCCGAGCTGGGCCGCTTCAAACTGGGTTCGACCGCCATCGTGCTGTTCGGGCCGGAGCAGGTGAAGTGGGCTGAAAACCTGGGTGCTGGCTCTGCAGTGCGCATGGGGCAGCTGTTGGCGGCACCTGTACAGGCTTGA
- the rhdA gene encoding Thiosulfate sulfurtransferase (*Name rhdA), translating to MTDFSGLPLVIEPADLLSRLDSPQLILVDLSSANRYVSGHIPGAHFVEGKRTQLGLPPAPGLLPALADLEKLFSELGHHDDAVYVVYDDEGGGWAGRFIWMLDVIGHKARHYLNGGIQAWPADKLSTEVPAAANAQVRLQLHGEPTATREYLQSRLGADDLVIWDARAPQEFNGEKVLAAKGGHIPGAINFEWTAGMDLNDHLRIRQDIQQVLEQLGITPDKEVITHCQSHRRSGFTYLVAKALGYPRVKAYAGSWSEWGNHPDTPVEV from the coding sequence ATGACTGACTTTTCCGGCCTGCCGCTGGTGATCGAGCCTGCTGACCTGCTGTCGCGCCTGGATTCACCCCAGCTGATCCTGGTCGATCTGAGTAGCGCCAACCGCTATGTCAGCGGGCATATCCCGGGCGCGCACTTCGTCGAAGGCAAACGCACCCAGCTAGGCCTGCCACCGGCGCCAGGGCTGCTGCCGGCGCTGGCTGACCTGGAAAAACTGTTCAGCGAGCTTGGTCATCACGACGACGCCGTCTACGTGGTCTACGACGATGAGGGCGGCGGCTGGGCCGGGCGCTTCATCTGGATGCTCGACGTCATTGGCCACAAGGCCAGACACTACCTGAACGGTGGTATTCAGGCCTGGCCGGCGGACAAGCTCTCGACCGAGGTACCGGCTGCGGCCAACGCACAGGTACGCCTGCAACTGCACGGCGAGCCGACGGCAACCCGTGAATACCTGCAAAGCCGTCTGGGCGCCGACGACCTGGTGATCTGGGATGCCCGTGCGCCCCAGGAATTCAACGGTGAAAAGGTCCTGGCAGCCAAAGGCGGTCACATTCCCGGCGCGATCAACTTCGAGTGGACTGCCGGCATGGACCTCAATGACCACCTGCGCATCCGCCAGGACATCCAACAGGTCCTCGAGCAACTGGGCATCACCCCCGACAAGGAAGTGATCACCCATTGCCAGTCACACCGCCGCTCCGGCTTCACTTATCTGGTGGCCAAGGCCCTCGGCTACCCACGCGTCAAGGCTTACGCCGGCTCGTGGAGCGAATGGGGCAACCACCCGGACACGCCTGTAGAAGTTTAA
- the motA gene encoding Motility protein A (*Name motA), whose protein sequence is MAKIIGIIVVFASVLGGYVLSHGKIAALIQPFEVLIIGGAAFGAFLQANPGHMTMHVIKKSMKMFGSRFTHAYYLEVLGLVYEILNKSRREGMMAIEADIEDAAASPIFAKYPTVLADERMTAFVCDYLRIMSTGNMAPHELEGLFDMELLSMKEELEHPSHAVTGIADGMPGFGIVAAVLGIVVTMASLGEGDQAAIGMHVGAALVGTFFGILAAYGFFGPLAKCLEHDAKEELNLYESIKASLVASASGMPPSLAVEFGRKVLYPKHRPSFSELEQAVRGR, encoded by the coding sequence ATGGCTAAAATTATCGGCATCATCGTCGTATTCGCGAGCGTGCTCGGCGGCTACGTGCTCTCCCACGGCAAGATCGCAGCGCTGATCCAGCCGTTCGAAGTACTGATCATTGGCGGTGCGGCCTTTGGTGCGTTCCTGCAGGCCAACCCTGGCCACATGACCATGCACGTCATCAAGAAGTCGATGAAGATGTTCGGCTCGCGCTTCACCCACGCCTACTACCTGGAGGTGTTGGGCCTGGTGTACGAGATCCTCAACAAGAGCCGTCGCGAAGGCATGATGGCCATTGAGGCCGACATCGAGGACGCTGCAGCCAGCCCGATCTTTGCCAAGTACCCGACCGTGCTGGCCGATGAACGCATGACCGCATTCGTCTGTGACTACCTGCGCATCATGTCCACCGGCAACATGGCCCCGCACGAGCTTGAAGGCTTGTTCGACATGGAGCTGCTGAGCATGAAGGAAGAGCTGGAGCACCCGTCCCATGCGGTGACCGGCATCGCCGACGGCATGCCCGGTTTCGGTATCGTCGCGGCGGTACTGGGTATCGTGGTGACCATGGCCTCGCTGGGCGAGGGCGACCAGGCGGCCATCGGCATGCACGTGGGTGCGGCGCTGGTCGGTACCTTCTTCGGTATCCTGGCGGCCTATGGCTTCTTCGGCCCGTTGGCCAAGTGCCTGGAGCACGATGCCAAGGAGGAGCTGAACCTCTACGAATCGATCAAGGCTTCGCTGGTTGCCTCGGCCTCGGGCATGCCACCTTCGCTGGCCGTCGAGTTCGGGCGCAAGGTGCTGTACCCCAAGCACCGCCCAAGCTTCTCCGAGCTGGAACAAGCGGTTCGCGGTCGCTGA
- the cpdA_2 gene encoding 3',5'-cyclic adenosine monophosphate phosphodiesterase CpdA (*Name cpdA_2), producing the protein MHPDQTRPVHVVQLTDAHLFADPAGSMLGLNTRDSLRHVVAQVRREQPPVDLLLCTGDLSQDASVASYEAFREPTAPFAAPTRWLPGNHDEARVMAEVAPELVQAVTDVGAWRIVMLNTAVHGATHGLLEDDQLSVLEAALKEAGERHCLVCFHHQPVDIGCAWIAPIGLRNAKALFDIVEAYPQVRALLWGHVHQEWDELRAGRRLLATPSTCIQFAPRSEDFKVSEEQPGYRWLRLHADGRLETGVERALDFDVKLDFDSPGY; encoded by the coding sequence ATGCATCCAGATCAGACGCGCCCTGTACATGTTGTACAACTGACCGACGCCCACCTTTTTGCCGACCCGGCCGGCAGCATGCTGGGCCTCAATACCCGTGACAGCCTGCGCCATGTGGTAGCCCAGGTACGCCGTGAACAACCGCCTGTCGACTTGCTGTTGTGCACGGGCGATTTATCCCAGGACGCCAGTGTTGCCTCTTACGAAGCGTTCCGTGAGCCGACTGCGCCCTTTGCTGCGCCCACCCGCTGGTTGCCGGGCAACCATGACGAGGCCCGGGTCATGGCCGAAGTGGCCCCGGAGTTGGTGCAGGCCGTAACCGATGTTGGCGCCTGGCGCATTGTCATGCTCAACACGGCGGTGCATGGCGCCACCCATGGCTTGCTGGAGGATGACCAGCTTTCAGTGTTGGAAGCCGCCTTGAAAGAGGCGGGCGAGCGGCATTGCCTGGTGTGTTTCCACCACCAGCCGGTGGACATCGGCTGCGCCTGGATCGCGCCGATCGGCTTGCGCAATGCCAAAGCCCTGTTCGATATCGTCGAGGCTTATCCACAGGTGCGGGCGTTGCTGTGGGGGCATGTGCATCAGGAGTGGGACGAGCTGCGCGCTGGCCGGCGCCTGCTGGCTACGCCTTCGACCTGCATCCAGTTCGCGCCACGCAGCGAAGACTTCAAGGTGAGCGAAGAGCAGCCCGGATACCGTTGGTTGCGCCTGCATGCCGATGGGCGGCTGGAAACCGGGGTGGAGCGGGCGCTGGATTTCGATGTGAAGCTCGACTTCGATAGCCCAGGTTATTAA
- a CDS encoding Phosphoserine phosphatase, with protein sequence MREIVLINITGEDRPGLTAAITGVLLQGGVSILDIGLAVMHGTLSFGILVDIPDNEVATALLQSVQAKAHELNLQARYTPISEADYQHWADGQGEARHIVTLLSRKITPEQLQRVSAVISQYGLTIERIERLSARVALDAETDKGKAAIEISVRGAPSDAQALRGDFFALAEALSIDIAFQKDDLFRRNRRLAVFDMDSTLIEAEVIDELAKAAGVGEQVAAITERAMRGELDFRASFKERMALLKGLDVGVLDEIGASLRLTEGAENLFAELKRLGYKTAILSGGFTYFARQVQARLGIDYVFANELEVVDGKVTGVAVEPIVDAQRKAELLQKLANEEGLQLEQTIAVGDGANDLPMLSLAGLGVAFRAKPLVRQSAKQAISTLGLDGVLYLLGLRDRDARG encoded by the coding sequence GTGCGCGAAATCGTCCTGATCAACATCACCGGTGAGGACCGTCCCGGTCTCACTGCGGCTATCACCGGCGTCCTGCTGCAGGGCGGTGTGAGCATCCTCGACATTGGCCTGGCAGTCATGCACGGCACTTTGTCGTTCGGTATCCTGGTCGACATCCCGGACAACGAAGTGGCTACCGCCCTGCTGCAAAGCGTGCAGGCCAAGGCCCACGAGCTGAACCTGCAGGCCCGCTACACGCCGATTTCCGAGGCAGACTACCAGCACTGGGCTGACGGCCAGGGCGAAGCGCGCCACATCGTCACCCTGCTCAGCCGCAAGATTACCCCCGAGCAACTGCAGCGTGTGAGTGCGGTGATCAGCCAGTACGGCCTGACCATCGAGCGCATCGAGCGCTTGTCGGCGCGTGTGGCGCTGGATGCCGAAACCGACAAGGGCAAGGCGGCCATCGAGATCTCCGTACGTGGTGCGCCGAGCGATGCCCAGGCCCTGCGTGGCGACTTCTTTGCCCTGGCCGAAGCCCTGAGCATCGACATCGCCTTCCAGAAGGACGACCTGTTCCGTCGCAACCGCCGCCTGGCGGTGTTCGACATGGACTCGACGCTGATCGAAGCCGAAGTCATCGACGAACTGGCCAAGGCGGCTGGCGTGGGTGAGCAGGTGGCGGCGATCACCGAACGCGCGATGCGCGGTGAGCTGGACTTCCGCGCCAGCTTCAAGGAGCGTATGGCGCTACTCAAGGGCCTGGATGTGGGGGTGCTGGACGAAATCGGTGCCTCGCTGCGCCTGACCGAGGGGGCCGAAAACCTGTTTGCCGAGCTCAAGCGCCTGGGTTACAAGACTGCGATCCTGTCCGGCGGCTTTACCTACTTTGCCCGCCAGGTGCAAGCGCGCCTGGGCATCGACTACGTGTTCGCCAACGAACTGGAAGTGGTCGACGGCAAGGTGACCGGTGTGGCTGTGGAGCCGATCGTCGATGCCCAGCGCAAGGCCGAGCTGCTGCAAAAGCTGGCCAACGAAGAAGGCTTGCAGCTGGAGCAGACCATTGCCGTGGGTGATGGCGCCAACGACCTGCCGATGCTGTCGCTGGCCGGCCTGGGCGTAGCGTTCCGCGCCAAGCCGCTGGTGCGCCAATCGGCCAAGCAGGCCATTTCCACCTTGGGGCTGGATGGCGTGCTGTACCTGCTGGGCCTGCGCGACCGCGACGCCCGCGGCTGA